A genome region from Corvus hawaiiensis isolate bCorHaw1 chromosome 4, bCorHaw1.pri.cur, whole genome shotgun sequence includes the following:
- the TTLL12 gene encoding tubulin--tyrosine ligase-like protein 12, giving the protein MAGEGEEALAAFVALHGAALRASRVPSRYWESLSRKLRGEVFDAGDYFGIMQVEEVDEEEEVDEEMEEQFKKKPNPGNGPCFKVIVTNENGLQASNPNSVFLIDHAWTYRVEHARQQLRRVPGLLHRMANLMGIAFHGEVPDEGSIEQVLQEMWKYNQTYQLSQGTAEEKVPVWYIMDEFGSRIQHSDQPSFATAPLFYMPQQIAYTVLWPLRDLETGDEVTRDYAHGETDRLIRKCVLLPWVPTEVVDVSCFTPEPPDEHYQAILAENKEKLPLVINPPVYAKDKVFKVFTDIQQVLNNLTHPRFVFTDNEGEADILYNFSHFKDYRKLSEERPEVMVNQFPCENLLTVKDCLASIARRAGGPDGPRWLPRTFNLQTELPQFISYFQQRDRRGEDNHWICKPWNLARSLDTHITNNLNSIIRHRESSPKVVCKYIEEPVLFEREDVGLVKFDVRYVVLLRRARPLQLYSYDVFWLRFSNRAFSLDDLDDYEKHFTVMNYAPGVTLKQVHCEDFIPLFEKQYPEYPWTTVQASIFKAFAELFQVASSKPAPLGICDYPSSRAIYAIDLMLKWDTSRDGRRIMQPQILEVNFNPDCDRACQYHPTFFNDVFSTLFLDETDNCHVTRIV; this is encoded by the exons GTATTTGATGCTGGTGACTACTTTGGAATAATGCAAGTAGAAGAGgtggatgaggaggaagaagttgatgaagaaatggaagaacaatttaaaaagaaaccaaatccTGGAAATGGACCTTGTTTCAAAGTTATTGTAACAAATGAGAATGGGCTTCAAGCTTCTAATCCCAATAG CGTGTTCCTCATCGACCACGCCTGGACGTACCGCGTGGAGCACGCCCGGCAGCAGCTGCGCCGTGTGCCCGGCCTGCTGCACAGGATGGCCAACCTCATGGGCATCGCCTTCCACGGAGAGGTCCCAGACGAGGGCAGCATcgagcaggtgctgcaggaaatgTGGAAATACAACCAGACCTACCAGCTCTCTCAAGGG ACTGCAGAGGAAAAGGTTCCTGTCTGGTACATCATGGACGAATTTGGATCACGCATTCAGCATTCAGACCAGCCGAGTTTTGCAACAGCACCTCTGTTTTATATGCCTCAACAAATTGCTTACACGGTTCTCTGGCCTTTGAGAGACCTTGAAACTGGTG ATGAAGTCACTCGTGATTATGCTCACGGGGAAACGGATCGCCTGATCAGGAAGTGTGTTTTGTTACCGTGGGTGCCTACTGAAGTGGTGGATGTCAGCTGTTTTACTCCAGAGCCACCAGATGAGCATTACCAG gcaaTTTTAGCCgaaaacaaggaaaaacttCCTCTAGTCATAAATCCTCCAGTTTATGCCAAAGACAAAGTTTTCAA GGTTTTCACAGACATTCAGCAAGTCCTCAACAACCTGACACATCCCCGTTTTGTATTCACAGACAACGAGGGAGAAGCAGACATCCTCTACAACTTCTCACACTTCAAAGATTATAG GAAGCTGAGTGAGGAGAGGCCTGAGGTAATGGTGAATCAGTTCCCATGTGAGAACCTCCTGACTGTCAAAGACTGCCTGGCATCCATTGCTAGACGAGCTGGAGGACCAGATGGGCCCAGATGGTTGCCTCGGACTTTTAACCTCCAGACAGAATTGCCTCAGTTCATCAGCTACTTCCAGCAACGTGACAGAAG aGGAGAAGACAATCACTGGATCTGCAAACCATGGAACCTGGCCAGAAGCCTGGATACCCACATCACCAACAACCTGAACAGTATCATCAGGCACAGGGAAAGCAGCCCAAAG gtggTGTGCAAATACATCGAGGAGCCGGTGCTGTTTGAGCGCGAGGACGTGGGGCTGGTGAAGTTCGACGTGCGCTACGTGGTGCTGCTGCGCCGCGCCAGGCCCCTGCAGCTCTACAGCTACGACGTCTTCTGGCTGCGCTTCTCCAACAG GGCGTTTTCACTCGATGACTTGGATGACTACGAGAAGCATTTCACTGTCATGAATTATGCTCCTGGTGTGACACTAAAACAG GTGCACTGTGAAGACTTTATTCCTCTGTTTGAAAAACAATATCCTGAATATCCTTGGACAACGGTACAA GCAAGTATTTTTAAGGCATTTGCTGAATTGTTCCAAGTTGCTTCGTCTAAACCTGCCCCTCTCGGCATCTGCGATTATCCATCATCAAGAGCAATATATGCCATTGACTTGATGCTTAAGTGGGACACCAGCAGAGATG GAAGAAGAATTATGCAGCCTCAGATCTTGGAGGTGAACTTTAATCCTGACTGCGACAGAGCCTGCCAATACCACCCCACCTTTTTCAATGACGTCTTCAGCACCCTATTTCTGGATGAAACAGACAACTGCCATGTGACACGCATTGTCTAA